Within the Pseudomonas orientalis genome, the region CGCTGGCAAAGGCGTCGAGGCCGGCCTGGTTTTCATCGAAGGCGGCCTGGTACACCGTGCGGGCCAAGGTGTTGTCGACCCAGCGCGACTGGTAGGAACCTGAGAACAGCGCGTTTTGTTCGGCGTAGTTGGCATTGACCTGCAGTTTCCAGTCGTTGGCCAGTTGCTGGCGCAGTTCGACGAATACGGTGTTGATCTCCTGGTCCTTGTTCTCCCAGTCGGTACCGGGATTATAGGAACGCGACAGGTCCAGGTGATGCCCATCCAGGCCGATCATCGACGAGCCCCAGAAGTAGTTGGTCTTGTCTTTCTGATTGGAATAGCCGAGGGTCAGGCGCGTGTCCTCGCTCAGGTCGGCTTCGGTCACGGCATAGAACAGGCCGTGATCCTGCTCGGCCTTGTCGATGAAACTGTTGGCGTCGCGGTAGGAGGTGACCACCCGGCCACGCCAGGTGCCGCTGTCATTGAGGGGGCTGGAGGCGTCGAGCTCGCCACGGTAGTCGTCCCAGCTGCCGGCGGCGCCGGTCAAAGTGACTTTCTGCTCGTCCAGGGGCCGCTTGCGAATCAGGTTGATGGCCGCCGATGGGTTGCCGGCGCCGGTCACCAGGCCGGTAGCGCCGCGTACCACCTCGACGCGGTCGAACATCGCCAGATTCGGCTGAGCGCCCACGTTAACGCCGTTATAGCCACTGGGAATGCCGTCATACATGAGGTTGTCGACGTTGAAACCGCGCGCGGTATAGGCCTGCCGGCCGGGGCCGTTGGAGTAGTTGAGGAACAATCCCGGCGTGGCGTTGACCACATCGTTGATGCTGGTCATCGCCTGGTCATCCATGCGCTGACGCGTAATCACGGTGACGGCCTGTGGGGTTTCGCGCAGGGTCAGCGGCAGCTTGGTGGCGGTGCTCATGGAACCTGTGGTGTACGACTCGGACCCTTCTGTGGTTTCGCCAAGCTGCTGGCCGGAAACCTCCGTGGCGCCGAGCTCAATGGGGGCGACCAGCGCATCGGCGGCAAAGGCCGCGTGGGAAGTCGTCAAACAGATAGCCATGGCTATCAAGTTCGGTGAAAAACCTTTGCCGGCATGGTGTTGCACAGACATGAATGTAGCTCTCCCGGAATGCCATCCGTGGCGAATAATAAATCTGTTGATAATTATTCGCATCAGTGTGGCAGATCAGACCTGTGGGAAAAAGCCTACGGCATGAATCAGTTAACGAATTTTTCACACGGAGGAGGGTGGCATTCTGCCTCCTATGGCTGGATGAACAAGACTTCGTAAGGCTCACGCATGCGCTCCAACAACACCCGGGCGAGCATCGGCGCCAGGCCGATCGCGGGGTCGCCCGTGAGCTGGCTGGCATAGGCATGCACCGCGTGGAGTTTGTGCGCCACGCTCCAGGTGCCCAGGCACAACTTGTGCGCCCGCTGCCAGGGCATCACCGAGCCCTCGCGCACGGGCCAGTGCCAGGCCCACATGGGCAGTTCATACAGGTGCGCGCCCACCTGACCGCAGGCGTTGGCGCTGGCACGGCCAACGGCTTCGTGATCATCGTCGCCATCATGGCGCCACGTGGTAAAGACCACGTCGCCTGGCATCAGGTAGCGGGCGATGAACTGGCTCATCGGTTGCTCCTGATTAGCCAGGGCATTATCGCAAAACCCGCCACGAATCCATTTCAGGCTGTGCAACGGCACACCCAGGCGGCGCAGGGCCTCGGCGCTTTCCTGGGGCCGAATCACACTCAGGCGACCGGCCGACCAGAGCCGGGAGCCGGGGTGGCTGGCGCTGCCATCGGTGATGGAAATCAATTTCAAGGGGTGTTGGCGGGTGCTGAGCATTTGCAGCAAGCCCCCGCAGATGAGTACTTCATCGCCCGGGTGGGGCGCGATAACCACCACACGGGCATTCGGCGGTACGAGGCTGGCCAAGGTGATAACGGGAATCTGCGCCAACTGTGGCGCGCTGTTCCAGATTTGCGCGGGGCCGCGACGGCCCTCATTTAACGAGGCAGTTTTCATGGGGTGTCACATCCTTGTCGGTCGACGCTCTTGTGCTCACCTCAGACTCCGCTGTGGCGAGTGCGCGGCGCTCCGATCCTGAAGCGCTGTGCGAGACGTTCTAAGCATAGACAAGGATAAATGGGCGCAGCGTCGTATTTTTACGAAACCTGCAGCAAGCCCTTCAAGTAGTCACCGAACCCACCCTGGGCGCGGCAATCCAGGCGTGCGCTGGTGATCACTTGCGGGGAATGGCTCCAGGCGATGGACGCGCCGCAGCGCTCCAGGTTGCGCACCAATTGCACATCCTCATGACAGGCCAGCGGTTCAAAGCCACCGGCCTGCAAATAGGCGCTGGCACTGACGCCCAGGTTGGCGCCGTGGATATGCCGGTGCCCGTCGCGGGCTTCGTAGGCCTGGTGATAGCGAATCTGCGCCGCCGCGTCGAAGCCTTCGCTCCAGGCGTCCACGGTCACGGTGCCGCAGACGGCGTCGCAGCCCAGCGCCAGTTGCGCCACCAGCCAGTCCGGGGCGACGCGGCTGTCGGCGTCCGTACAGGCAATCCAGCGCGCCCCCAGGTCCAGCAGATGCCGCGCGCCTGCCCCGCGAGCATGCCCGACATTGCGTGCCTGCACCGGCAGGCTGTGCACCCCGTGGGCGCGGGCAATCGCCGCACTGCCATCGTTGCAACTGTCGAGCACAACCAGGATTTGCACCGCTTCACCTTGCAACCCGGGATGGTTGGCGGCGATGGCCGCGGCCCTCAAACATTCGCCCAAGAGCGCTTCTTCGTTGTGCACCGGAATCAGGATACCGATCATCGCAGCCCCTCAAGGCTTGCCACCGAAGCCTCGTCACGACCCCACAGGTCGAGCAGAAAATCGTCTTCGTGGTGGCGGACCACCGCGTGCAGACCCAGTCGTCGCTCAAGCAGTGCGTGCACCTGTTCGGCGGTTTGCGGGCAACCGTCGATGCGCGGTCGCCAATGGCAAGCCAGCAGTTGGCCGTCCTCCGCCAAGGCCTCGAGGCAGCGGTCAGCCAGGCGCTCGAGATCAACGGCGTCAAGGTAGTAACAGAACTCACTCAATACGATCAGCTCGAATTGCCCCGCCGGCCATTGTTCAGGCAACCAGCGTTGCTCGATCTGCACGTTGGAAAACCCGGCGAGCCGTTTTTTCGCCAGCTCCACCGCCGCGCTCGCCGTGTCGCAGCACAGCAAGCGATCACAACGCGGCGCCAGTTCGGCGCTCAGCTCGCCATTGGCGCAGCCGGGTTCGAACACCGAGGCGTAGCGCGCCCGGGTCAGGACTGCCACGGTCAATGCACGTTTGCGTCGCTCATACCAACGTTGACGAAACGCCCAGGGGTCGTCGTTGCCGGCGAACATCTGGTCAAAATAGGGGCTTGTCACACTCAAACGAACACCACTTCAAAAGGTTGCAGCAAACGCTCCACCACATAGGGCGCGAGCACGGGCGGCAGACCGACCTGCGGGTCGCCCTCCAACTGGCTGGCGAAGGCGTGGATGGCATGGCGTTTGCGCGCCACACGTTCGGGCGTCAGCGGGATCTTGCGCGCACGGTCCCAAGGCACCATGCCATCTTCGGCGGTCGCCCAGTGCCAGGTCCATACAGGCAGTTCGTACAAGGTAGCGCCCACTGCCCGAGCGGCTTTCGCGCTGGCGCGGCCGACAGCCTCATGGTCGCAATGCCCGTCTTCACGCCAAGTGGCGAACACCACGTCGTCGGGCTTGAGGTAGCGCTGGATGAAGGCGGCCAGTTCTTCCTCGCGCTCGGCAACCTTGCTGTCGGTAAACCCGGCGCGCAGCCACTTCAAACTGTGCAGCGGCAAGCCCAGGCGGTGCAGGGCCTGCGCCGATTCCTGCGGGCGCACCACGCTCAGGCGTTGCACCGGCCACAGTTCGGAGCCCGGATGGCTGGCGCTGCCGTCTGTGACCGAGATCAACTGAATGGGCCGGTCCAGGGCAGCCAGGCCCTGCAGCAAACCGCCGCTGCCGAGCACTTCATCGTCCGGGTGCGGGGCGATGATCACCGCGCGTCGCCCCTGCGGTACCAGTTGCTCGACGCTGATATGCGGCAGTTCAGCCAGGCGCGACGACGTTTGCCAATAATGCAGCGGCGTGCCCTGGCCAACAATCGGGTTGGGTTTCATAATTGCCACCTCCCTGACGGCTCGCCCGCCACCTGTTCGCCCAGGGCGGCCAGGTCGCGTTCGGCATGACTTTGACGTACATACACCGGCAAGTCCGCCATCAATTGGGCAAAGTGCGGGTCCTTGCAGTAAGGCCCGGCCCCCACGGCGCGCCCGACATGATGGATCACCTGCTCGACGGTTTCCTCGACGCACGCGCGCACTTGTTGGGCCAGCAGCCGGGCATCGGCGGTCGGTGCCCGGTCGACCTGCTCGGCGCTGGCGCGCAGCACGCAGGCCGCACTGTTGAGTGCGCTGTCCACCGCGCCCAGATGGGCCAGGGCGTGGGGCTCGGGATGCTTGGCGCACTGCTCGCGCAGCACTTCGGCCAGGCGCTGCGCCGCGCCATACCAGCACGCCGCAATGCCGATGCCGCCATGCCAGAAGCCCGGTCGCGCCAGGTAGTCGCCCGGGCCGCCCACCGCAAGGCCGCGTGCCTCGTTGAAGACGATCTCTACGCTGCCTGTGGCCGCCATGCCCACCGCACTCCACCCTTCATCGGTGACGGTGACGCCGGGCTGGTCCATTGCCACGGCAACCAACTGCTGGCGATCTTCTTCATCCCACGCGGTCAACAACCCGTGCGAGACAACGGAGGCCCCGGAGCACCAGGCTTTACGCCCATCGACGATCAGCCGTTGGCCGTCACGCCGCACCCGCGCCCTGGCGCTCGGCGGCTCGGCGGCCCACATCCCCCAGGTGCTGCCCAACGGCGGCAGCGGGCTGTCGAGCTCGGCAATGATCGCCAGGGCGTCGGTGTGGCCTTCGAACAGTTTGCACAAGCGCAGGTCATGGCCGGCGACTTGCGCCAGCCCGCTGTAACGCTCCAGCGTCTGGCCGCTGCCGGGCAAGGGCAGCTGGTCCAGGCCTTCTTCCTGAAGGTCCTTTAAGGCATTACCCAGGGCTTGCGTATTGGCATAGCCCCGGTAGCCGGAAAGGAATCCGTGCAACGCCATGTCACACCTCGTCGTCGTGATGCAGTTCAAACAGTAGCAGCGAGCGGCCGGTGGCGGCGTACTCGTGCTCAAATTCAAAGCGCTCCTGGCCACGCACTGCCGGGTCGTTGGTATCGAGCAGGCAATTCCAGTACTCGCCCTGGGGCACCGGTGGCAGACGGAAATTGACCATGTCGTGATGGGCATTGACCACCAGCAACAACGTCGCGTCGGCGCCGGCACGGCGAATCCCGGTTTCCTGGGCGCGGCCATCCATCAGCATGCCCAGGCAGCGGCCATTGCTGTCTTCCCACTGCTCGGTGGTCATTTCATTGCCATCCGGCGCCAGCCAGGTGACGTCTTTTACGCCGATATCTTCATTGTAGTCGCCGACCAGGAAGCGCCCACGGCGCAGGATCGGGTACGCCAGGCGCAGCTTGATCAAGCGTTTGACGAACTTGAGCAGGGCCTTGCCGTCGTCGTCCAGGTCCCAGTTGACCCAACCGATCTCGCTGTCCTGGCAGTAGGCGTTGTTGTTGCCATGCTGGGTGCGGGCGAACTCGTCCCCGGCCACAATCATCGGCGTACCTTGGGCCAGCAGCAGGGTGGCGAAGAAGTTGCGCATCTGGCGCAGGCGCAGCGCGTTGATTTCCGGGTCGTCGGTAGGGCCTTCGGCGCCGTGGTTCCACGACAGGTTGTTATTGCTGCCGTCCTGGTTGTTCTCGTCGTTGGCTTCGTTGTGCTTGTCGTTGTAGGACACCAGGTCATGCAGGGTGAACCCGTCATGAGCCGTGATGAAGTTCACCGAGCTGTAAGGCCGGCGCCCACGGTGGTTGAACATCTCGCCCGATGCGGTCATGCGTCCGGCGAAGTCCGCCAACTGGCCGTCGTCGCCTTTCCAGAAAGCACGCACAGTGTCGCGGAAACGGTCGTTCCATTCCGCCCAGCCCGGCGGGAAGTTGCCCACCTGATAGCCGCCGGGGCCGCAGTCCCAGGGTTCGGCGATCAGTTTGAGCTGGCGCAGGATAGGGTCCTGGCGGCATGCCACGAGGAAGCTGTGACGTTCGTCAAAGCCGTCGCGATAGCGGCCGAGGATCGTGGCCAGGTCGAAGCGGAAACCATCGACGTGCATCTCGGTCGCCCAGTAACGCAGGGAGTCGGTGACCATCTGCAGCACGCACGGGTGACTCAGGTCCAGGGTGTTGCCCGTGCCGGAATCATTGATGTAGAAGCGCTTTTCGTCGGGCATCAGCCGGTAGTACGAGGCGTTGTCGATGCCGCGCATGGACAGGGTAGGGCCGCGCTCGTTGCCTTCGGCGGTGTGGTTGTAGACCACGTCGAGGATCACTTCGAGCTTCTGCTCATGCAGGTGCGCGACCATCTCCTTGAACTCGGCGATCTTGCCGCTCGCCAGGTAGCGCGGGTCGGGGGCAAAAAACGCGATGCTGTTGTAGCCCCAGTAGTTGGTCATGCCTTTTTCCAGCAGATGCTGGTCGTTGACGAAGGCATGCACGGGCAACAGCTCGACCGAAGACACCCCCAACTGGCGGATATGCTTGAGCACGTCATCTTCCATCAGCCCCGCGCAGGTGCCGCGCACGGATTCGCCGACCGAAGGATGGCGCATGCTGATGCCGCGCAGGTGGGTTTCATAGATGATCGTACGGTCCCATGGCACGCGCACCGGCTGGTCGTTGCCCCAGGTGTGTGCCGGGTCGATGACCTTGCACTTGGGCACGAAGGGCGCGCTGTCGCGCTCGTCGAAGCTGAGGTCGTCATCGGGGTGGCCGATGGTGTAGCCAAACAGCGCTTCGGACCATTTGAGTTCGCCCACCAGTTGCTTGGCATAGGGGTCGATCAGCAATTTGTTGTGGTTGAAGCGATGGCCGTTTTCCGGGTCGTAAGGGCCATACACACGGTAGCCGTAAATCAGCCCGGGGTGGGCGTCGGGCAGGTAGCCGTGGAAAATCTCGTCGGTGTATTCGGGCAACTCGATGCGTTCCAGTTCCACTTCACCGGCATCGTCGAACAGGCACAGTTCGACCTTGGTGGCGTTGGCGGAAAACAGCGCAAAGTTGACGCCCAGGCCGTCCCAGGTGGCGCCAAGCGGGAAGGGCAGGCCTTCACGAATCCGCGACGGCTCATGGTCCGGCGTGGTTGAGGCTTTATCGGGTTGGCTCATGGTGTTGCTCCTGCAAGGGTTCTTTTTTCGGGCCGAACGCGGCCGTACTGACAGTTATTCAGCGTATGACGTAGATAGATAAAGGCCCCCTGACGGCAATGTTCTCAGGGGGCGCGGCGATCGATAAGCTTAGGGTTTGGGCTTTTTCGGTGCTGCGGGCTTCTTTGGCGCAGGCTTGGCGGCGGCAGGCGCCGCAGGCTTGGCTTTGGGTGCAGGCTTGGGCGCGGTCTTGGGCTTGGCGGCCGGCTTGGGCTTGCTTGGCGTCAATGCCTCGGCTTCGGCCAGCTTGCGCGCCATTTCCCAGTGACGAGCATCTTCACCGTGGGGTTTGCCTTCGGACTCCCAGATCTGATGGGCCAGTTCGCGGATGCGTTTGTCTTCATTACTCATCACACACTCCTCAGAAAATGTTCAGCTTTCTTGAATATCGGTATTGATAAAGACATTGACCGGGAAATCCCCCAGGGCAGCGCTGATCAACAGCTCCTTGTCTGGTGTGACTGCGCTTGTTTGAAAAAGTCCCTTCCAGTTTTGTGTTGTGGCGGCGAACGGTAATTTCACCCGTGTATCGCCCCAAACCTGGGCAGGAATCAGGGGCTGCAGCGCATTTTCGAGCAGGCGCCGGGACCAGCGTGGCACCACCACCAGCACGTGTTTGCCCTGCAGTTCGCGGCAGAACGCAACGACATGATCGGCCTGTGGCCCAACCACCTCCAGGGCGGTGTAGGCGCCGTCGCTGAACAGCTCGACGTTGGCCTTGCGCAAGACCAGTACCTGCGCGATCACCGCCTGCTTGATACGCCCGTCGCGCCAGCTGGACAGCAGTTCACCGATGTCCGCCGGGTTATCCAGTGCGCGTTGCCGCGCCTGGAAGTCCACCGGACGCCGGTTGTCCGGGTCGACCAGACTGAAGTCCCAGAACTCATCGCCCTGGTACACGTCCGGTACACCGGGCACGCTCAGGTGAAGCAAAGTCTGCGCCAGCCCATTCAAGGCGCCGGCGGGGGCGATGGCCTGGGCCGCGTCGGCAAGCGCGTCGCGCAAGGGCTTGCCGGTTTCACTGAGCAATACGCGCTGCAGAAACGTCTCGACGCCGCGCTCGTACGCCTCGTTCGGCGCGCTCCAGCTGCTTTGCAGCTTGGCTTCGCGCAGCGCTTTCTGTTGCCACTGCCAGAGGCGTTGTTGATACGCCTCAAGGTCGGGGTTCGGCTCCAGCGGCCAACTGCCGAGCAGCACTTGATAAAGGATCAGTTCGTCGCCGGCCGATGGGCTGTCAGGCGTCTCGCGCAACGGCGCGGCCAGGCTGCGCCAGTGTTCCACCTGTTCGGCATACCAGGGCGCGCATTCGCTCAACACCGCCAGGCGCGCGCGGGTGTCTTCGCCACGTTTATGGTCGTGGGTGGCGGTGGCCAGCAAGTTATGCGGAAACGTCTTCAAGCGCTGCTGGTTGGCCCCATGAAAATCGGCCAACGGCGCGCTGAACTGCTCGGTGCTGAAACCCACGTCGTTACGCGACAGCAACACGGCCGAGCGATAGAACGCCGTGTCTTCCACGGCCTTGGCCGCGGCGGGCGAGGTCAGTTGCTGGAAGCGCACACAGGCATGCTTGAGCATCTTGCGCTCGCGGCCCAGCGGGCGATTGCGCCACGGTTGACCACCCAGCCATTTCTCCAGGTGATCGAGCACCGGCCAGTCGCCCTCGTTCAGGGTACTGCGCGCGCCCTCCATGGCCTGTTGGAAGACCTTGTCGTCGGCTGCGCTGCGCCCGCGAGCACTGATGTAGGTGCGGTACACCGGAAAATGCACGATCAGTTCCTGCAACGCCCGGCGGATCGCGCCCAGGGTCAGGTCGCGGGTCATCACGTCGTCGCGGGCCACTTGCAGCAGCGCCTGGGCGACGCTTTCGAAGTCGCCGCCCAACGAACCGTTGAGGATTTGCTGGCGCGCCAACCGTGCTTCGTCCATAAACGCCGACGGCCGTTCGCTGTGGCGCGACCACAACTCGGCCAGCGGCGCGAAGCCGTCCGGGTGATGCTGCATCAATGACAGTTGGTTCATGAATTCGTAGCCGGTGGTGCCGTCCACTTGCCAGTCTTCGCGCAGGGTCTCGCCTTCACCGAGGATTTTCTCCACGAAGATCGGCAAATGCCGCTGCGGCGACAATGCATCCACCCGGCGCCGCAGCTTGCGGCAATAACCGCGTGGGTCGGCCAGGCCGTCGATATGGTCGATGCGCAGGCCATCGATCAGGCCTGCGCTGATCAACTCGAAAATCTTGCCGTGGGTGGCCTCGAATACCGCCGTACGCTCCACGCGCAGGCCGCCCAATTCGTTGACGTCGAAAAAGCGCCGCCAGTTGATGTCGTCCGCCGCCGTGCGCCAACTGGCGAGGCGGTAGGTCTGCTCCTCCAGCAGTCGATGCAGGCGCTCGAAGCCCTCAGGCGTACGTCCGTCGAACGCGGCGAGGCGCTGTTCGATGGCGGGCAATACCTCACTGGCCCGCTCGGCCAGTGCCTGTTTCAGCCAGCCGGCTTCGGCGTAGGCGTCATCCTGGTACGCCAGGGCGGCGAAGCGCTCGGCCAGCGGCTTGAGCGGCTCTTCGTTGCCCAGGATCAGCGCATAGTCCCTTGGGCAGATCGGGAAGCGATGTTCGTAGTGCTCGACGTAAAACGCACCCTGCGCCGCGTCGAACTTCAGCACCAGGCTGCCGCTCTGCAGCGCTTCGCCGTAATCGCTGCCCAGGAACGGCATCAACAGCTGGCCCTTGAGCAGGGGGTCGGGGGAATGCCATTGAATATCGAAGAATTCGCTGTACGGACTCAAGCGTCCCCATTCCAGCAGGTCCAGCCACCAGGGGTTGTCGGCGCCGCCCACGGCCATATGGTTGGAGACGATGTCGAGGATCAGGCCCATGTCGTGTTCGCGCAACGCGGCAACCAGACGCTGCAACGCGGCGTCGCCGCCCAGTTCCGGGTTGACACAGGTGGGGTCGACCACGTCATAGCCATGCATCGATCCGGCCCGCGCCTTGAGCAGGGGCGAGGCGTACAGGTGGCTGATGCCCAGTCGGGCGAAATACGGCACCAACGGCACCGCATCATCCAGGGTGAAGCCTTTATGAAATTGCAGGCGCTGAGTGGCGCGCAGGGGCAGTGCTTTCATCGGTCACGCTCATAGGCTTGGTTGCGCGCGACGGCCAGCAGCTCGAGGCGGCGCGCGGCGCCGGCATTGTCGAGCAGGCTGGACGCTTCGCCGGGCAGGCGGCGGCGCCAATTGGGGTGGGTGTCGGTGGTGCCGGGCAGATTGGGTTGTTCTTCCAGGCCCAGCGCATCCTCCAGGGGCAGCAGCAACAGCGGCGCACGGGTGTGGCCAAGGTAGCGCACGCTGGCATCGATCATGTGGTCGGTGTCGTTGCGGATCTCATCGACGAAGTTCTGCGGGTCCTGGCTCAAGGCCTGGCGCAATGCCTGGCGTTCGCGCAGCCGGTGTTCGCTCCATTGATCCACGGTCGGCGCATCGATCAGGCCCAGCTCGATATTCCATTCGATGTCGCGGCTGTGCCACCAGCCGTTGAGGGTCGGCAAGTCGTGGGTGCTGGTGGTGGCCAGGGCGTTGTCGGGCCAGTCGAGGATAGGCCTGAACTGACCGTCATGATTTTGCTCGAACAGCAGCACGCGCATGCCCAGAATTGCCCGGCTGCTGAGCTTTTCACGCAAGCCGTCAGGCACGGTGCCGAGGTCTTCACCGAGCACGATGGCCTGGTGGCGATGGGATTCGAGGGCCAACAGCCGCAGCATGTCGTCCACCGGGTAATACAGGTAGGCGCCTTCGCGCGGCGAAGCCCCGTTAGGGATGACCCACAGGCGTTGCAGGCCCATCACATGGTCGATCCGCAGGCCGCCGGCGTGGGCGAAGTTGGCCCGCAGCATTTCAATAAAGGCACGGAACCCGTTGCGTTTGAGCCCCTCGGGAGAAAACGCGGAAATACCCCAACCCTGGCCCGCACGGTTGAGAATGTCCGGTGGCGCGCCAACAGTGAGGTCCGCCAGCAATTCATCCTGGCGACTCCACGCCTGGCTGCCACCGCCGTCGGCCCCCACCGCCAGGTCGGCGATCAGGCCGATGCCCATGCCGCTGCCACGCGCGGCCTGTTGCGCACGCTGCAAACTGCGCGCGATCAGCCACTGGGTGAAGGCGAAATAGCCGATTTCATCACGCTGTTCTTCGGCGAACTGTGCCAGCGCCGGGCTCTGCGGTGTACGCCAGTCCTCTGGCCATTGGCGCCAGTCGAGGTCTTCTCCGGCAGCGGCGCGCAACGCTTGCACCGCTTCGAAACGGCAGTGGTTTTCCAGGGCTTCGCCGCCTGTCTGGCGGAAGCTCTGGAAGTCGGCATGTTGCGGATGGTGGCCGTGGCGGAAGTCGTCATACAGGGCGCGCAGCAGACGCTGCTTGGCCTTGGCGGCGGCAGGCCAGTCGATCAGCGTGAGCTGTTCCAAGTCATGCAGTTCCTCGGCCAGGCCTGTGGCCTCGATCGCATTGCGCACTTCCCGTTCGCCCAGGATGCATCCCGGTGAGGCATACAGGCTGTTGAGAAACAGCCGGCTGGAAGGCGAGTAGGGGCTGTAGCGCTCGGTGTCGGCGCTGAACATGGCAT harbors:
- a CDS encoding malto-oligosyltrehalose synthase produces the protein MKALPLRATQRLQFHKGFTLDDAVPLVPYFARLGISHLYASPLLKARAGSMHGYDVVDPTCVNPELGGDAALQRLVAALREHDMGLILDIVSNHMAVGGADNPWWLDLLEWGRLSPYSEFFDIQWHSPDPLLKGQLLMPFLGSDYGEALQSGSLVLKFDAAQGAFYVEHYEHRFPICPRDYALILGNEEPLKPLAERFAALAYQDDAYAEAGWLKQALAERASEVLPAIEQRLAAFDGRTPEGFERLHRLLEEQTYRLASWRTAADDINWRRFFDVNELGGLRVERTAVFEATHGKIFELISAGLIDGLRIDHIDGLADPRGYCRKLRRRVDALSPQRHLPIFVEKILGEGETLREDWQVDGTTGYEFMNQLSLMQHHPDGFAPLAELWSRHSERPSAFMDEARLARQQILNGSLGGDFESVAQALLQVARDDVMTRDLTLGAIRRALQELIVHFPVYRTYISARGRSAADDKVFQQAMEGARSTLNEGDWPVLDHLEKWLGGQPWRNRPLGRERKMLKHACVRFQQLTSPAAAKAVEDTAFYRSAVLLSRNDVGFSTEQFSAPLADFHGANQQRLKTFPHNLLATATHDHKRGEDTRARLAVLSECAPWYAEQVEHWRSLAAPLRETPDSPSAGDELILYQVLLGSWPLEPNPDLEAYQQRLWQWQQKALREAKLQSSWSAPNEAYERGVETFLQRVLLSETGKPLRDALADAAQAIAPAGALNGLAQTLLHLSVPGVPDVYQGDEFWDFSLVDPDNRRPVDFQARQRALDNPADIGELLSSWRDGRIKQAVIAQVLVLRKANVELFSDGAYTALEVVGPQADHVVAFCRELQGKHVLVVVPRWSRRLLENALQPLIPAQVWGDTRVKLPFAATTQNWKGLFQTSAVTPDKELLISAALGDFPVNVFINTDIQES
- the malQ gene encoding 4-alpha-glucanotransferase, whose product is MSEANLEILASRAGLAVDWIDANGRQQHVKPDALRAVLKGLGHPAGTEAQIEASLQELEQVQQDKHLPPLMTVDSGEGLDLARFFAPDTPCRVQLETGESLELRLDGDAVLPGVIALGYHQAHIDGQTFTLAVAPVQCYSVAEAVDTNPARAWGLSAQLYSLRRLGDGGFGDTLALEHLARSAAERGADALAISPMHAMFSADTERYSPYSPSSRLFLNSLYASPGCILGEREVRNAIEATGLAEELHDLEQLTLIDWPAAAKAKQRLLRALYDDFRHGHHPQHADFQSFRQTGGEALENHCRFEAVQALRAAAGEDLDWRQWPEDWRTPQSPALAQFAEEQRDEIGYFAFTQWLIARSLQRAQQAARGSGMGIGLIADLAVGADGGGSQAWSRQDELLADLTVGAPPDILNRAGQGWGISAFSPEGLKRNGFRAFIEMLRANFAHAGGLRIDHVMGLQRLWVIPNGASPREGAYLYYPVDDMLRLLALESHRHQAIVLGEDLGTVPDGLREKLSSRAILGMRVLLFEQNHDGQFRPILDWPDNALATTSTHDLPTLNGWWHSRDIEWNIELGLIDAPTVDQWSEHRLRERQALRQALSQDPQNFVDEIRNDTDHMIDASVRYLGHTRAPLLLLPLEDALGLEEQPNLPGTTDTHPNWRRRLPGEASSLLDNAGAARRLELLAVARNQAYERDR